One Deltaproteobacteria bacterium genomic window carries:
- a CDS encoding transposase family protein, translating into MTWRHLNFFQHHCYITAKVPRVRCEGHGIRQIEVPWARKGSMFTILFE; encoded by the coding sequence TTGACCTGGCGCCATCTCAACTTCTTCCAGCATCACTGCTACATTACCGCCAAGGTCCCGAGGGTCCGTTGCGAGGGGCACGGCATCAGGCAGATCGAGGTGCCATGGGCAAGGAAGGGGAGCATGTTCACGATCCTTTTCGAGTGA
- a CDS encoding transposase, protein MARTRRMKANGEEAYYHVVSRTVGGEFYLGEVEKEKLLEVIRTYGRLYFVEILGFCLMSNHFHLVVKTQRFEDVTDAQIVERVSAHYGLDPEVVRLKDLAALRAKLCDLSEFVRSVKLEFSRWYNRKNQRRGYFWGDRFKSVLLEGGPALAQCLAYIELNPVRASIVDRPEGYRWNSLSFRLAEKAEFLSWGGMDWQDVRQYWVMVYEVGKGGRVDSKGHAKGRIREDLEVPLGLWRHKVRFFTDSLVLGSKAFVQNAYERFSECLHKKERRAHRAAMEGVFSLRRLTAA, encoded by the coding sequence ATGGCACGGACTCGGCGCATGAAGGCAAACGGCGAAGAGGCTTACTACCACGTGGTGTCCCGCACTGTGGGCGGGGAGTTCTATTTGGGGGAGGTGGAAAAGGAGAAACTCCTTGAGGTGATCCGCACCTATGGGCGGCTCTATTTCGTGGAGATCCTCGGGTTTTGTCTTATGAGCAACCACTTTCACCTGGTAGTGAAGACCCAAAGGTTCGAAGACGTCACTGATGCACAGATCGTGGAGCGGGTGAGCGCCCACTACGGCCTGGACCCGGAGGTGGTGCGGCTGAAAGACCTGGCCGCCCTTCGGGCCAAATTGTGCGATCTTTCGGAATTCGTCCGCTCGGTGAAGCTGGAATTTTCCCGCTGGTATAACCGAAAAAACCAGCGAAGGGGCTACTTCTGGGGGGATCGGTTCAAGAGCGTACTTCTCGAAGGAGGCCCGGCTCTGGCCCAGTGTCTCGCCTACATCGAGCTCAATCCCGTGCGGGCCTCTATTGTGGATCGCCCTGAAGGGTACCGCTGGAACAGCCTTTCCTTCCGGCTGGCGGAAAAGGCGGAGTTTTTAAGCTGGGGCGGCATGGATTGGCAAGATGTGCGCCAGTATTGGGTCATGGTCTATGAGGTGGGAAAAGGCGGTCGGGTGGATTCCAAGGGCCACGCGAAGGGACGGATCCGGGAGGACCTCGAGGTGCCTTTGGGCCTTTGGAGACACAAGGTCCGCTTCTTTACGGACAGCCTGGTCTTGGGCTCGAAGGCCTTTGTCCAAAATGCCTATGAGCGGTTTTCGGAGTGCCTGCACAAGAAGGAACGAAGGGCCCACCGGGCAGCGATGGAGGGGGTGTTTTCGCTTCGGCGATTGACAGCGGCGTAG